GCGTCAAAATTCTAATACGCAATGTTCAAGTTCTAACAGAGGCCTACTTTCTTGTTTCCTTAACAAGGAGTCTAGGACCATAACACTGACATATTACTGCATGACTTCATCTTGAGCCTATTTTTATCATCTCATGACTTTTCTTTTTCTTTTCTCTGCAACATTTTTACGCATTTATGAACAAATGCAGAGATTATAACTCATATTGTTAGTTATGGATAAAGTTTCAAGAACACGCTTAGCAATTGTATAAAGGCAACTTTCTTGATTAATGTTTAAAAACTCTCCCAAAACTAAACACTCACAAAAGCTCTTGTATTCTTAATCTCTCATCTTATCCAACTCACAACTCAACTTTGATATTTATAGGAATGTTAGACCTCGTTTGCTAATCATGTCAGTGTTAACTTTGATATTAATGTTAGACCTCTTTTCTCTGCAACTTTGATATTAGTTAAGTTTCACAATCCAACTCAACTTTGATATTTAACTGAAAATCATCATGTACTAATAATGCCCCACCGGCTGCTGCAACAACATTTCATACAGATCTTTGATCTCATCCGATTCTCGCAACTCAACCTCACCAGTAAACGTAATTTTTTTTCCTGGATCTCGAACAAGGGGATTTTCTATACAACTGTAATCCATTGTAGCTTCCCATTTATAATTGGGTATTCGTGGCATATATGGTCATGCATTTCACTTTTTATGCGTTGGAACTCTCTTGCTTGGGGCTGACATAGAAAGTGAGGTACCTTGCACTCAAATGTGTATTTTCTAGGCTTATTAACCGTTGCGAGCTACAAAGATCATCAGAAACATATGTCCAACGATTATCTGTACATACAAAACAGAAAAATCAGTTAAAGATCTTTGAAGAAAAACTGATCTCCAGTTTCTTTTTCTAGCAACTTCCTCTTCAGCCGTCATGCCCATGTTTCCCTGAGTCTTAGGAAAAGTATTGCGTTTGATATCTTGGAAAACAAAGATATATATAAGGACTAATAAGATTAGTGATTGGATGATCATAAGATCAATAAGGAGACCAAGCAATGTTGGTATTATGTAGATCTGTTTATCAAATTTTGCATGTTATACAAAAGTGTTTTCCAATAATGTTGAACAGTAAGACCTTCCATATCGACAACAAAACAACTTTGAGAAGCAAATCTGTTATTCTAATCATTATATAGATTACTCGCAGGATATAATATCCAATCCAGAATCTATAAAGATCTAAAATGATAAGATTTTAAAATGAGACACTTCATCATTAATTAGAGCATAACATGAAAGTATCATTTGCAATGAAGCAAGATGATGAAAGTTACAAACCGTTGTTGATGAAAGAAATAGAGTGGAAGACATTCCTTCCCACCAGTATTGGCAAAGCCATGGAGATTGTACTTGTGAGAAACAAGCTCAAAGCAGCTAGAACCAACATCAATCCGATCCTCAGTATTATAAACATGCAACTTCAGCTTATTAGAGCATGAACAAATTAAGTTTTTCTTCAAAAGCTCTCCATCTGTTATCTATCCCCCTCAATATCATCTTTAGAAGTGGTATCGTTCTGAGATTCATAGAATCGGACTAGAGAGCCTTCAGCTATGGGAATCACTAGAGACCAAGTATATTTTGGTTCACTAGATTTGATAAATCATAATCCTTTTGAGATAACTAAAAATTCAATCTAATCCCAAACAATAATAAATAGAAACAACAATAATTCCAAATCCAATCACATATGTTTTGGTTCAAGGTTCTTGGTGTTTTCATTTTCATCAAATCAGTCGTCCAGCATAATGACTTCAGTTACTTGTTCGTCTTCCATATTCACATTAACATATGTTCCAATGGCACTTAGGTTCCTGCTTATGTTCTTGCTGGCAAACTCATGTAAGGCACGTTCGGTTAATAGTCGAAACTTAGCAGAAAACAAATGGATGCGCTGATTCAGTAGACCATTTTTTAGAGCACGGTTCAGAGATGAAGGCTTTCCTCCCTGCAACCAAGATCGATAGAGATTATTACACATGTAAAGATCAAAACTAGTGAGAGAGTCACATACAAAGTAGTAGTCTTCAGCAAACTCATTTATTATCGCCTCCTCCAGAATCAGAAACCGTCTTCTCATATGATCAGTAATTATTATATGCGGATCTTTTACGATTCCATTAGCGTTAATAAAACTTGTGGCAGGGATGTTCAATTCTTTTCGGACGAGCTCGTAGATCCCAAACTCTCTGTCATTAACAAGGGCTCTCCATTTTCCAACCCCGTTCCTAAAGAGAGAAAAACGTATGAGAATGCAGCACGAGAAACATGTTTTTTAAATGGTAAGGATCATCCTCTTTGCAAGGTTTCTTACTTAGAAACAGCACGCAACAGGATCCTGTCGCATTCCTCGTTCGCAAATTTTGCTTTTCTTAATCTTAGTCCAGGGAACCTATGGATAATGCGGTCAGAGAAAACAGGGTTTCTTGGATTGGCTTCCATATGTTTCACCTGTACGTGCCAATCAAAACACTCAGAGTTGAGCACAAACAACACAGTAGTGAACCTTATACTAATATTATCGCACAATATGCTTAAGATATAGAACACCACAACCAAAAGTGGAGACTGGATTAAGTCATTTTAATGACTTATAATGAAGCAGAAATAACCAAGTATTATACTACAGAATATGTGTTTTTAAAAAAGTGTTTCAAAAAAAAAAATATATACCACAGAATATACTGAAACTTGTGAGCCAGGCGACTAGCCCTAACTAATTGTTTTGGTTCTCTTGGCACTAAAAACGGTAAGGAAAGCATTCTTTCAACATCCACATGGATACAGCAATAATCCACAGATACAGAGACTTCAACTTCAAGAAGCAAAACTGTGCATTGGTTCTAGAAGATAACTCAGATATTCTAAGAGATTATAGGATTCCAGTATGTAGGCTTACCTTCTTTTGTACTAACATCACAGAAGCAATTCTGGCGAGTACATCCTTACATTTCAGTTCTTCTTTGGGGACTCCATCTGCAGAGATCATTTGCGTTAATAATACCTTTAATAAGATAGCAGACACCACTAATAGAAACATCTAATAAATGGTAACAAACAAATGATCAGAGAAGTTATCAATCACCTGAAAAGGTTGGAGAGTTAACATCTTTGTCTTCGACGATGTGCTTCAAGAAACGTAATCCATAACTGATAAACAACATATTAGACAAGTCATTAATGAAAATATATCTTTGGCAAAGAAAGAGTGATAAGTTTTTGTAAAGAGAAGAGCATCAATGGCTTAAGTCTGTGTACTTTTTAATTTCATCATAGGTTCTCGGCTTTAAAGGATCAACAAACTCCTTCCAGTCATAGTTGCCAACTCCGTACCTGAAAATTATTCATCAGATGAAAAATGTGGAAACCATCGCACATGTGTGCAGACATTGAGAGACCTTAACAGACAGAAGATATAAATATACCTCTCCAAAGTCGTTAAAAATTTCTTCCTTTGCAGCTCGTTAAAACCTAACACCTTGAGAAATCTCCCTTCTCCTTCTATCAAAGGTATTGGTTTCAAAGTATCTTATAGCAACAAGAAAAAAAAAGTTACTCAACTTGGAATATTTGAAACATTTATTTGGAAACATAATTATATAAAAAAAAGATTATAGTACCGCTAGTCCTATGGTAAGGCCTTTTAGCCATTTGGTTTCCTTGTCTAGCTGCTTCACCATCCATTGGTTTGGCTTCTTCATAAGCAGAGCTCGCTTCAAAACAAGCAACTTCATCTTCTTGTAAAATTAACAAGAAGAATCATAATTATATCAAAAATATTAATAGTACCAGGAGTCCTACTACTGCAAGGCCAATAAGCTATCTGGTTTCCCTGTCCAGATGCTACACCATCATTTTGTTCAGCTTCTTCATCATCAGAGCTCACTTCTAGATAAGCAAGCTCATCTTCAGCTTCAGTTTGTTCATCTTCTTCATTATCAGAGCTCGCTTCTAGGTAAGCAAGCTCATCTTCACCAAGCTTCTAGTAAAATTAACAAGAAGAGAAATAAGAAAACCTTTGCTAAAATATATAATGACAAATCACCGTCACCTGATGCGACAAGCCTTATAATTGAACAGGTTGGATCAAGAAAAATATACCTGCTTACAGTTTCTCTTCCTCTTTCCAAGAGCATTGACCTCCTCAGCTTGCTGCACTTCATATTTGTCTTTTAACAAACATTCCCAATAATTTTCTGATGAAGACTTGCTTTCTATAGCCTGTGCCTCCTCTGAGGCAGCAGCCTCATTATCATCTATGAACTCAAAATTTGCTACCTGATGTACAGGGAATAACAAGAAAGAGCTTAAAGGGGTAATCAATAATCTTAGTAAGTATATGTATCAAAGAGGAGAGGCATAGAAAACCTTGAAAGCTTTAAAAAACCCATTTTCATTTTCATCATCCACTGAGTCCTCCTCAGCATCTATATGATCACGGTCTAGCAACCTAAAGAAGAAGAGGTATGCATGTGGAGATTAATCTCTAATTATGGAAATAACAATGGTTACTTTAAAAAGAATCACTAGGAAAGTGAAAAACGAAAAAGAAGAGCGGTTTACTTTTCGATAGCAGCATCATCATAATGAATTTTTCCAAACTTTCCTGCCTCATCATTCTCTTCAGCAAAAAGCTCCTTGGAACCAAACCTGATGATGTCATCTAACTCTTCCTATAGTTGAAGTCACGCAGATAGAACAGTCAATAAACCTTGTAGCAATAAGAATCACCACCTTTTTTATTCTAATTTTATAGAAAAAATACTTACCTGGCTAAGGTTTGGTGCTTTTAATTTCCCCACAACAAGAAGCTCTAGAAGCATTTTTCTTTTACAGATTTGCACAATTTTTTCTTCAATAGTACCCCGGCTTATGAGCCTGTAAATCATTACCTAAAGACAGAAGGCCTAATCAGTGACATACCAAAGAGGAGAATAAACAGAAAGTTGAGACCATGCAAAGCTAACCTTCTCAGTCTGGCCAATTCGATGAGCTCTAGCCATAGCCTGAAGATCCGCATAAGGGTTCCAATCACTACAGAAGCAGTGAAAAACATTTCAATAACTGCAATATATTTCTTCTGACTTAACTCAGAAGATCCAACGAAAACATTCTATTCTCTTGTTTCCCACAAAAGCATATTCACGTAAGTTTATCCAGAACCTCAGGCTCTAAACGGTTATTTACCTCTTAAAAAACTTAACAGTGATCTAAGAGACGTTGGAGAAATCAAACCTGTCATAAATGAAGACAGTATCAGCAGTTGCAAGGTTTATCCCTACACCGCCAGCTCTTGTAGAAAGCAGAAAACAGAACCGGTTCGAATTTTTGGCATTAAAGCGATCAATCCGTGCTTGCCTCTCAGCTCCATTAACCTTTCCATCAATCCTTTCATAGAACCACTTCTGAAAGAACCAGTAAAGAACATACAAATTATTATCTTTGAGTTCATCATATAAGCAAAACATAAAAAGAAAAATACTGACACACATATTTATAGCAAGCGCAGAGATACCTTGTAAGCACAGTAGTCTTCAAGTAGGTCCAACATGTGCTGAAATTGTGAGTAAATCAGAACTCTGTGTCCTTGCTCTTTAAGCTTGACCATCATTTGGTCTAGAAGTTGCAATTTTCCAGAGGATTCCAGGAGCTCTCTTTTAATAAAATTTTAAGAAAAAATTAAACAAGAGTCATCACAAAAAAACTCCACAGCATACTACAAAGGAATCCATCTTGTGATGAGATGTTACTTCAAAGCTTCGTTTGCATCTTTAATCTGGGACTCAACACCTTCCACCATGTAGGGATGTAAGCAAGCTTTCCGCAATTCCATGAGCACATTCGATATCTGAAACAGTTTAACCAGCCACAGTTTATAAGGTTCTTAAACCAAAACAACACATGTATGTCTTAATCCACATTCACAAAACTTACCTTAGCACCTCTTTTTGCTAATATTTTATAGTTCCGGGTCATAATAGCTTTGTAAATTATTTTCTGCTTGCTGCTCAGATCAACCCGCAAGATGAGTTCCTTCTTAGAGGGCAT
This sequence is a window from Brassica oleracea var. oleracea cultivar TO1000 chromosome C1, BOL, whole genome shotgun sequence. Protein-coding genes within it:
- the LOC106300026 gene encoding CHD3-type chromatin-remodeling factor PICKLE, which codes for MTSLAGSRLRKRPDRRPLYTVDDSDDDDDFVQNKDQTTEVVEGTVGREAVTPLTEMEKILDCQMRPTTSNDPDSSDIAAPKQDVVKQYLVKWKGLSYLHCSWVAEEEFQKAYKFIRRLRSRVIKFHSTMESMSNSGDDFVAIHPEWTIVDRIIDCRGESEEKEYLVKFKELSYDECYWESESDISTFQNEIQRFKDINSGHRRDKYVDHERNHEDFKQFDHTPEFITGSLHPYQLEGINFLRFTWSNRTHVILADEMGLGKTIQSIAFLASLFEENLAPYLVVAPLSTLRNWEREFATWAPHMNVVMYGGTSQARTVVRDHEFYFPKGHNKMIGISGESRQDRIKFDVILTSYEMINVDTEVLKPIKWKCMIVDEGHRLKNKNSKLFNSLKQYTSEHRILLTGTPLQNNLDELFVLMHFLDAEKFGSLEEFQEQFKDIDQEEQISRLHKMLAPHLLRRVKKDVLKDMPSKKELILRVDLSSKQKIIYKAIMTRNYKILAKRGAKISNVLMELRKACLHPYMVEGVESQIKDANEALKELLESSGKLQLLDQMMVKLKEQGHRVLIYSQFQHMLDLLEDYCAYKKWFYERIDGKVNGAERQARIDRFNAKNSNRFCFLLSTRAGGVGINLATADTVFIYDSDWNPYADLQAMARAHRIGQTEKVMIYRLISRGTIEEKIVQICKRKMLLELLVVGKLKAPNLSQEELDDIIRFGSKELFAEENDEAGKFGKIHYDDAAIEKLLDRDHIDAEEDSVDDENENGFFKAFKVANFEFIDDNEAAASEEAQAIESKSSSENYWECLLKDKYEVQQAEEVNALGKRKRNCKQKLGEDELAYLEASSDNEEDEQTEAEDELAYLEVSSDDEEAEQNDGVASGQGNQIAYWPCSKDEVACFEASSAYEEAKPMDGEAARQGNQMAKRPYHRTSDTLKPIPLIEGEGRFLKVLGFNELQRKKFLTTLERYGVGNYDWKEFVDPLKPRTYDEIKNYGLRFLKHIVEDKDVNSPTFSDGVPKEELKCKDVLARIASVMLVQKKVKHMEANPRNPVFSDRIIHRFPGLRLRKAKFANEECDRILLRAVSKNGVGKWRALVNDREFGIYELVRKELNIPATSFINANGIVKDPHIIITDHMRRRFLILEEAIINEFAEDYYFGGKPSSLNRALKNGLLNQRIHLFSAKFRLLTERALHEFASKNISRNLSAIGTYVNVNMEDEQVTEVIMLDD